A genomic segment from Corythoichthys intestinalis isolate RoL2023-P3 chromosome 2, ASM3026506v1, whole genome shotgun sequence encodes:
- the xdh gene encoding xanthine dehydrogenase/oxidase isoform X1, with translation MKELDRNMGDCTTSSDELVFFVNGRKVIETHADPEMTLLTYLRRKLGLPGTKLGCAEGGCGACTVMLSKYQPQTQNLLHFAVNACLAPICSLHLVAVTTVEGIGSVARQLHPVQERIAKAHGSQCGFCTPGIVMSMYALLRNNTSPKMADVEEAFQGNLCRCTGYRPILEAYKTFTVDGGCCGGKGWVNGCCMTNGKAEEKEVDVGVNTSSGLFNVADFAPLDPTQEVIFPPELMSLSKNQKTRSLRFSSTRAVWMQPANLDEFLDLKYKHPDARVVVGNTEVGIEVKFKNMLYPVILAPSFIPELHRVTHTDNGIMFGAACTLTHVGVVLKKAVEELPSHQTQFFLAVLEQLRWFAGQQIRNVAAVGGNIMTASPISDLNPVFMAANCKLTLMDKDGSRVVHMDDSFFVGYRRTILQPQEILLSIEVPYSKKYQFVSAFKQSPRREDDISIVTAAMSVTFTPGTCAVEDLRLSYGGMAATTVLAKNTANKLLGRCWGEELLEEACSSLAEEMTLDPSAPGGMVTYRRTLTLSLFYKFYLTVLQKLRGQGLNVEEVRSDFLSATEIYNQEIPSSVQIYQEVPPSQNQDDVLGHPVMHLSALKQATGEAVYCDDIPLFENEVYLALITSTKPHARIRSIDSSAAESSPGFISCVFAGDIPGSNVTGIFHDETVLADSLVTCVGHIIGAVVADTQLNAQRAAKAVKIQYEEMQPIITIQEAIAAQSFYQPIRKLQRGDPEAGFKQADHILEGEMHIGGQEHFYLETNSTVAVPRGEDDEMEIFVSTQNPSETQFLVAKALGVPANRVVVRVKRMGGGFGGKESRSTILSTVVSVAAHKLRRPVRCMLDRDEDMLITGGRHPFYGKYKVGFLKSGKVVALDVWYYSNAGNSCDLSLSVMERALFHMENSYNIENVCGHGVLCRTNLASNTAFRGFGGPQGMMLAESWITEVAQSLGRPADEVRRLNLFRQGEMTPYNQVLEQCTLDLCWDECMSRSHYRQRRDAIELYNRQNRWTKRGLAIIPTMFGISFTAVFLNQAGALVHIYTDGSVLVSHGGTEMGQGLHTKMVQVASRVLGIPCSKIHISETSTQTVPNTSATAASASSDLNGAAVRNACQVLSQRLEPYKSRNPKGSWEDWVKAAYFDRINLSANGFYKTPDLGYSFETNSGRAFNYFSYGVACSEVEIDCLTGAHKNLSTTIVMDVGVSLNPAIDIGQVEGAFMQGLGLFTLEELHYSPKGVLLTRGPGSYKIPAFGDIPSELTVSLLRDAPHDKAIFASKAVGEPPLFLASSVFFAIKDAITAARAESGVMGPFRLDSPASAERIRNACKDRFTKLCPPAEPGTFQPWSVQV, from the exons ATGAAAGAGCTGGACAGAAACATGGGCGACTGCACGACCTCATCAGACGAGCTCGTTTTCTTCGTTAATGGGAGGAAG GTCATCGAGACACATGCAGATCCTGAAATGACTTTACTCACTTATCTGAGGAGGAAGT tgGGCCTACCAGGGACCAAGCTTGGGTGCGCCGAAGGTGGCTGTGGAGCGTGCACGGTGATGCTATCCAAATACCAACCTCAAACTCAAAACCTGCT TCATTTTGCAGTGAACGCCTGCCTTGCCCCAATATGTTCCTTGCATCTGGTTGCTGTTACCACTGTGGAAGGAATTGGTAGTGTTGCAAGACAGCTGCATCCTGTGCAG GAGCGAATTGCTAAGGCCCATGGCTCGCAGTGTGGTTTCTGTACTCCGGGAATCGTCATGTCAATGTATGCACTGCTGAGAAATAACACCTCCCCCAAAATGGCTGATGTGGAGGAGGCCTTTCAAG GAAATCTTTGTCGCTGCACTGGATATCGGCCCATTCTCGAGGCCTACAAGACCTTTACTGTG GATGGTGGATGCTGTGGTGGGAAAGGGTGGGTCAACGGCTGCTGTATGACCAATGGGAAAGCAGAAGAGAAGGAGGTGGATGTAGGCGTAAAT ACGTCTTCAGGGCTGTTTAATGTTGCGGACTTTGCACCGCTTGACCCAACGCAGGAGGTCATCTTCCCTCCAGAGCTAATG TCCCTGAGCAAAAATCAGAAGACTCGCTCACTACGTTTCAGCAGTACTAGAGCAGTCTGGATGCAGCCTGCCAACTTGGACGAATTTCTTGATCTGAAATATAAACACCCTGATGCCCGAGTggtggtgggaaacactgaagTGG GTATAGAAGTGAAATTCAAGAATATGTTGTATCCAGTAATCCTGGCTCCATCCTTCATTCCTGAACTCCACAGAGTGACACACACCGATAATG GCATCATGTTTGGTGCTGCTTGCACACTCACCCATGTGGGTGTCGTACTGAAAAAGGCTGTTGAGGAACTGCCTTCTCATCAGACCCAATTCTTCCTTGCCGTTCTGGAGCAGTTGCGGTGGTTTGCGGGACAGCAGATTCGCAATGTTGCG GCTGTTGGCGGGAACATCATGACTGCTAGCCCCATATCTGACCTGAATCCTGTCTTTATGGCAGCCAACTGCAAACTCACACTGATGGACAAAG ATGGCAGTCGTGTGGTTCACATGGACGACAGTTTCTTTGTGGGTTACAGAAGGACTATTCTGCAACCACAAGAAATCCTGCTGTCCATCGAGGTCCCCTACAGCAAGAAG TATCAGTTTGTGTCGGCCTTTAAACAGTCACCTCGCCGAGAAGACGACATCAGTATTGTGACGGCAGCAATGAGTGTCACTTTCACACCCGGGACGTGTGCTGTGGAAGATTTAAGGCTAAGCTACGGCGGTATGGCAGCGACCACTGTGCTTGCAAAAAATAcggcaaataaattgttgggaAG ATGCTGGGGAGAGGAATTGCTGGAAGAAGCTTGCTCCTCATTGGCGGAAGAGATGACCTTGGATCCGTCTGCCCCTGGGGGCATGGTGACGTACCGGCGAACTCTTACTCTGAGCCTATTCTACAAGTTCTACCTGACTGTGCTACAAAAGCTCCGAGGGCAG GGTCTGAATGTGGAAGAGGTCAGATCTGATTTCCTCAGTGCAACAGAGATTTACAATCAAGAAATACCATCCAGCGTGCAGATCTATCAG GAGGTGCCACCTTCTCAAAACCAAGATGATGTGCTGGGCCATCCCGTAATGCACCTCTCAGCCCTGAAACAGGCGACAGGTGAAGCGGTGTATTGCGACGATATACCGCTATTTGAGAACGAGGTGTACTTGGCGCTCATTACCAGCACTAAGCCACACGCTCGCATCCG CTCCATTGACTCCTCTGCAGCCGAATCTTCGCCAGGCTTTATTAGTTGTGTCTTTGCTGGCGACATTCCTGGCAGCAACGTCACCGGGATATTCCACGATGAGACTGTTCTTGCTGATAGCCTG GTCACGTGTGTGGGTCACATCATTGGCGCTGTTGTGGCTGACACCCAGCTTAATGCCCAGCGAGCTGCCAAAGCTGTCAAGATCCAGTATGAGGAAATGCAACCTATTATCACCATACAG GAAGCCATTGCTGCGCAGTCCTTCTATCAGCCAATTAGAAAACTCCAGAGAGGAGACCCAGAAGCGGGATTTAAACAGGCAGACCACATCCTGGAAG GTGAGATGCACATTGGCGGTCAAGAACATTTTTATCTGGAGACCAACTCGACTGTGGCAGTCCCTAGAGGGGAAGATGACGAAATGGAGATTTTTGTATCCACTCAGAATCCCTCAGAGACACAG TTCCTGGTGGCGAAGGCGTTGGGCGTCCCTGCCAACAGGGTGGTAGTCCGTGTAAAAAGGATGGGTGGAGGCTTTGGCGGTAAAGAGAGTCGGAGCACCATACTCTCCACCGTCGTCTCCGTTGCAGCACACAA GCTGCGACGGCCTGTCAGATGCATGTTGGACAGAGATGAAGACATGCTGATAACTGGGGGAAGACACCCATTTTATGGAAAATATAAG GTGGGCTTCCTGAAGAGTGGGAAAGTGGTAGCACTGGATGTGTGGTACTACAGCAATGCTGGAAACTCTTGTGATCTCTCTCTCTCC GTCATGGAGCGTGCTCTGTTCCACATGGAGAACTCGTACAACATTGAAAATGTGTGCGGTCACGGCGTTTTGTGCCGCACCAACCTGGCGTCAAATACTGCCTTTAGAGGATTTGGAGGTCCCCAAGGCATGATGTTGGCTGAGAGCTGGATAACCGAAGTGGCTCAGAGTCTGGGACGGCCTGCCGATGAG GTTCGAAGACTGAACCTATTTCGACAAGGTGAAATGACACCAtacaaccaggtcctggaacagtgTACTTTGGACCTTTGTTGGGATGAGTGTATGTCCCGCTCACACTACCGGCAGCGGCGAGATGCTATAGAACTCTACAACAG ACAGAACCGATGGACCAAACGAGGCCTTGCTATCATACCAACCATGTTCGGCATTAGCTTCACTGCTGTCTTTCTTAACCAG GCTGGTGCACTGGTTCACATTTACACAGATGGCTCTGTTCTAGTGTCTCATGGTGGGACCGAAATGGGACAGGGACTTCATACCAAGATGGTCCAG GTGGCCAGCCGGGTTCTTGGTATTCCCTGCTCAAAGATTCACATATCGGAGACCAGCACTCAAACTGTCCCTAACACAAGTGCGACCGCTGCCTCAGCTTCCTCGGACCTTAACGGGGCTGCTGTCAGAAACGCTTGCCAGGTCCTCAGTCAGCGCCTAGAACCTTACAAGAGCAGAAATCCCAAAGGATCTTGGGAAGACTGG GTGAAAGCAGCATACTTCGACCGAATCAACCTGAGTGCAAATGGCTTTTACAA GACTCCAGATCTTGGATACAGCTTCGAAACCAACTCTGGTCGAGCATTCAACTATTTCAGCTATGGAGTTGCCTGTTCTGAGGTGGAAATCGACTGTTTAACCGGAGCTCACAAG AACCTGAGCACTACCATTGTCATGGATGTTGGAGTTAGCCTCAATCCTGCAATAGACATCGGACAA GTGGAGGGGGCATTCATGCAGGGTCTGGGTCTGTTTACATTGGAGGAGCTTCACTACTCACCCAAGGGTGTCCTCCTCACCCGGGGTCCGGGTTCTTACAAAATCCCGGCCTTTGGTGACATTCCAAGCGAGCTAACTGTGTCGTTGCTCCGTGACGCACCCCATGACAAGGCCATTTTTGCTTCCAAG GCTGTGGGCGAGCCTCCTTTGTTCCTGGCCTCATCTGTTTTCTTCGCCATCAAAGACGCTATCACAGCTGCACGGGCTGAATCGGGTGTCATGGGCCCATTCAGATTGGATAGCCCTGCCTCTGCAGAGCGGATACGGAATGCCTGCAAGGACCGCTTTACCAAACTG TGTCCTCCTGCAGAACCTGGTACGTTCCAACCTTGGTCTGTCCAAGTTTAA